The following coding sequences lie in one Vitis vinifera cultivar Pinot Noir 40024 chromosome 19, ASM3070453v1 genomic window:
- the LOC104877646 gene encoding S-protein homolog 5-like — MLSLDRHLFSFVLLVFLIRLCDGGPGVFEKKADVKIINGLEAGVDLNIHCKSKNDDLGTHVLGFDQFFEFHFRPNFWGTTLYFCRFWWESESHWFDIYVQKRDVGRCNKKCWWLVGAAGPCLLNDKIGVYDICDNWNGDGSSQVGIGNDTARIYNDSKYLEGSEERGK, encoded by the coding sequence ATGTTGTCATTGGATAGgcatttgttttcatttgtgcTACTTGTGTTTCTTATTCGTTTGTGTGATGGGGGTCCTGGGGTTTTCGAAAAGAAAGCGGATGTAAAGATCATCAATGGCCTTGAAGCTGGCGTAGATCTTAATATCCACTGTAAATCCAAAAACGATGACCTTGGCACTCATGTCCTGGGCTTTGATCAATTCTTTGAATTCCATTTCCGACCAAACTTTTGGGGGACTACCTTATACTTCTGTAGGTTCTGGTGGGAAAGTGAATCCCATTGGTTTGACATATACGTTCAGAAGAGGGATGTAGGCCGATGTAACAAGAAGTGCTGGTGGTTGGTGGGAGCAGCTGGTCCTTGCTTACTGAATGATAAAATTGGAGTATACGATATTTGCGACAACTGGAATGGTGATGGTTCAAGTCAAGTAGGGATAGGAAACGACACAGCTAGAATCTACAATGACTCCAAATATTTGGAGGGCAGTGAGGAAAGAGGGAAATGA
- the LOC104877683 gene encoding S-protein homolog 5: protein MLSLDRYLFSFVLLVFLVRLCDGGPGVVEKKVDLKIINGLDAGTDLNVHCKSKNDDLGAHVLAFDQFFEFRFRPNFWGTTLYFCRFWWNSESHWFDIYVQKRDAGRCNKKCWWYVGADGPCLLNDKIGVYDICENWKDGGSSQEGTGNDTARIYNEIFGGQ, encoded by the coding sequence ATGTTGTCATTGGATAggtatttgttttcatttgtgcTGCTTGTGTTTCTTGTTCGTTTGTGTGATGGGGGTCCTGGGGTTGTCGAAAAGAAAGTGGATTTAAAGATCATCAATGGCCTTGACGCTGGCACAGATCTTAATGTCCACTGTAAATCCAAAAACGATGACCTTGGCGCTCATGTCCTGGCCTTTGATCAATTCTTTGAATTCCGTTTCCGACCAAACTTCTGGGGGACTACCTTATACTTCTGTAGGTTCTGGTGGAACAGTGAATCCCATTGGTTTGACATATACGTTCAGAAGAGGGATGCAGGCCGATGTAACAAGAAGTGCTGGTGGTATGTGGGAGCCGATGGTCCTTGCTTACTGAATGATAAAATTGGAGTATACGATATTTGCGAAAACTGGAAGGATGGCGGTTCAAGTCAAGAAGGGACTGGAAACGACACAGCTAGAATCTACAATGAAATATTTGGAGGGCAGTGA